A genomic window from Alkalihalobacillus sp. AL-G includes:
- a CDS encoding response regulator transcription factor: MKKILIVDDEPRMLDLISLYLTPHNYLCKIAFSGKKAVKKLEHEVFDLVLLDIMMPEMDGWKTCRVIRQSYSVPIIMLTARDHNEDVVKGLKIGADDYISKPFDEEVLLARIESVLRRSDLGKSDRIYISGLVWDSKRYVVDYQNQVIPTTPKEFELLGLFLNYPQKVFTRDQLIESVWGFDTDTEGRTVDSHIRNLREKCRKAGFEIDQHLMTVWGVGYKWI, encoded by the coding sequence GTGAAAAAAATCCTGATTGTCGATGATGAACCGAGAATGCTCGACCTAATCTCACTATACTTGACTCCACATAACTACCTATGTAAAATAGCATTTTCAGGAAAGAAAGCGGTCAAGAAATTGGAACATGAAGTATTCGATTTGGTTCTTCTTGATATCATGATGCCAGAAATGGATGGTTGGAAGACATGTAGAGTAATCCGGCAATCCTACTCGGTACCCATCATCATGCTAACAGCAAGAGACCATAATGAAGATGTTGTCAAAGGGTTGAAGATCGGGGCGGACGATTATATTTCTAAACCTTTCGATGAAGAAGTGTTGCTAGCTCGAATTGAAAGTGTATTACGGAGATCCGATCTGGGAAAATCTGATCGGATTTACATTAGTGGTTTAGTATGGGATAGTAAACGATATGTTGTGGACTACCAGAATCAAGTAATACCAACAACACCGAAGGAATTTGAATTACTAGGATTGTTTCTGAATTATCCACAAAAGGTTTTTACAAGAGATCAATTGATCGAATCAGTTTGGGGATTTGATACTGATACTGAAGGAAGGACAGTCGACTCTCATATACGAAACCTTCGTGAAAAATGTCGGAAAGCAGGCTTCGAAATTGATCAACATTTGATGACGGTTTGGGGAGTAGGGTACAAATGGATCTAA
- a CDS encoding biotin/lipoate A/B protein ligase family protein, with the protein MKEQWYFIDSGACSPAFNMALDEALLEWHSKGEIPPVVRFYEWNPATLSIGYFQRVEKEIDLEAVDRHGYGFVRRPTGGRAVLHDKELTYSVIVSEEHPYMPQSVTEAYRVISNGILEGFRNLGLEAYFSVPETEAEKAGLKNPRSAVCFDAPSWYELVVEGRKVAGSAQTRQKGVILQHGSILLDIDEGKLFDCFKFANDRVRERMQRAFSKKAVAINDLREEPVTISEAKPAFKLGFEKGLDIEFVPYKLTKEQLLYVEEIAKRRYENDEWTYRR; encoded by the coding sequence ATGAAGGAACAATGGTATTTTATTGATTCAGGTGCATGCTCACCAGCCTTTAACATGGCGTTGGATGAAGCATTACTGGAGTGGCATAGCAAAGGTGAAATCCCGCCTGTCGTCCGATTTTATGAATGGAATCCAGCAACCCTATCGATTGGTTATTTCCAGAGGGTTGAAAAAGAGATCGATTTGGAAGCGGTCGACCGTCACGGTTATGGTTTCGTCCGTCGGCCTACTGGGGGCAGAGCGGTACTTCATGATAAAGAGTTGACCTACAGTGTAATTGTATCAGAGGAACACCCGTATATGCCGCAATCTGTGACAGAAGCATATCGGGTCATCTCCAATGGAATTTTGGAAGGCTTTCGGAACCTCGGACTTGAAGCCTATTTTTCGGTACCAGAAACTGAGGCTGAAAAGGCAGGGTTGAAAAATCCGCGTTCTGCTGTATGTTTCGATGCCCCGTCCTGGTATGAACTCGTCGTGGAAGGGCGAAAAGTTGCTGGTAGTGCTCAAACCCGCCAAAAAGGCGTTATCCTTCAGCATGGCTCTATTTTGTTAGACATTGATGAAGGCAAGCTGTTTGATTGCTTCAAGTTCGCCAATGACAGGGTACGTGAGCGTATGCAACGTGCTTTTAGCAAAAAAGCGGTGGCTATCAATGATCTAAGAGAAGAACCGGTTACAATAAGTGAAGCAAAGCCGGCTTTTAAACTGGGCTTTGAAAAAGGATTGGATATTGAATTCGTTCCTTATAAGCTTACGAAGGAGCAGCTACTATATGTAGAAGAGATTGCAAAGCGAAGATACGAGAATGATGAATGGACGTATCGTCGATAA
- a CDS encoding SA1362 family protein, which yields MLFQRKFNLIILLLLGLSAFGFVITLITDPMSILKMIAVFLAVGAIFYFLYKRFIVKRMGKGMGQYQQAARYSKKKYQTHSRTVSKSQPTTKSSFKNNLKKHKKRKDHHLTVIEGKKGKKKNRAL from the coding sequence TTGTTGTTTCAACGCAAGTTCAACTTGATCATCCTGTTGCTGTTAGGTCTTTCAGCATTCGGCTTTGTGATAACCTTAATCACAGACCCGATGAGTATACTTAAAATGATCGCTGTTTTCTTAGCAGTCGGTGCGATTTTCTATTTTCTCTACAAGCGCTTTATTGTAAAACGAATGGGCAAAGGTATGGGACAGTACCAGCAAGCGGCTCGCTATTCAAAGAAAAAGTACCAAACTCATTCTCGGACTGTTTCAAAATCACAACCGACAACAAAATCCTCCTTTAAAAATAATTTGAAAAAGCACAAAAAACGTAAAGACCATCATTTAACCGTAATTGAAGGAAAAAAAGGCAAGAAAAAAAATCGGGCACTATAA
- a CDS encoding rhodanese-like domain-containing protein, whose amino-acid sequence MDWLWIIPLGLLIYMVGAGLYQRKQIKTLTEEEFREGYRKAQLIDVREPKEYENGHILGARNIPLSQMRMRYKEVRNDQPVYLYCESGMRTVRAASVLRKKNIKNLYQLKGGFKKWGGKVKRGK is encoded by the coding sequence ATGGATTGGTTATGGATTATACCTTTAGGGCTCCTCATTTATATGGTAGGAGCAGGGTTGTATCAACGAAAACAAATTAAAACACTTACAGAAGAAGAATTTCGCGAGGGCTATCGTAAGGCTCAGCTGATCGACGTCCGTGAACCGAAGGAATATGAAAATGGACATATTCTTGGCGCACGTAATATACCTTTGTCTCAAATGCGAATGCGTTACAAGGAAGTTCGGAACGATCAGCCCGTTTACTTATATTGTGAAAGCGGAATGAGAACAGTTCGAGCTGCATCAGTGCTTCGTAAAAAAAACATTAAAAATCTATACCAGCTTAAAGGCGGCTTCAAAAAATGGGGCGGCAAGGTAAAAAGAGGAAAATAA
- a CDS encoding multicopper oxidase family protein: MRKRRLYIILSLVFILFIAACSNDKQSSHEGHDMKGMEDTTERESKISKSTSEKSDVITKKDFTITANEQSLKINDDTTLPVWTFNGSVPGSEIRVTEGEKLTINLKNELPDPVTIHWHGVPVPNEMDGIPGVTMNAVQPGETFTYKFTAGVPGTYWYHSHQDGVNQVDKGLYGAFIVKPKGNKGMPDRDYTLLLDEWMSSRGSMEDMDHSEAVNHDKKEDKEDHSDMSEGEGMDMGHSMSMYDLYTINGKSGYLIEPLKVKKGEKVRLRLINAGFMSHKIHLHGHEFKVVSTDGQPINNPASIHGQMISIAPGERYDIEFIADNPGKWLLESHGDNNALTGMKTYIQYEAAEEDSDKSNNTEDLPVLNITKYGEQNNSQFSLRQNYDSEYIMDLNSDMRDTGIVYTINGNVWPKTDKIKVEKGDLVKVKLVNKSKEDDHPMHLHGHFFQILSKNDKPVSGSPIMKDTLSLKPGDEYIVAFEADNPGNWMFHCHDLHHASAGMVTQVNYKNYETEFVADRDAGNKPE, from the coding sequence ATGAGAAAAAGAAGACTTTACATTATACTATCACTTGTTTTTATCTTATTTATTGCTGCATGTTCAAACGATAAACAGAGCAGCCACGAAGGTCATGATATGAAGGGCATGGAAGATACGACCGAAAGGGAATCGAAAATATCGAAATCGACTTCAGAAAAATCAGATGTAATCACTAAAAAAGATTTCACAATCACGGCGAATGAACAATCTTTGAAAATCAATGATGATACAACTTTACCGGTATGGACATTTAACGGATCAGTACCTGGATCTGAAATACGGGTAACGGAGGGCGAGAAATTGACGATTAATTTGAAAAATGAACTGCCTGACCCTGTTACGATTCACTGGCATGGTGTACCTGTTCCAAACGAAATGGATGGAATACCAGGAGTCACCATGAATGCTGTCCAGCCAGGCGAGACATTTACATATAAATTCACTGCTGGCGTACCAGGGACATATTGGTATCATTCACATCAAGATGGAGTGAATCAGGTAGATAAAGGGCTATATGGAGCGTTTATTGTAAAACCTAAAGGTAATAAGGGTATGCCTGATCGCGATTATACATTGTTATTGGATGAATGGATGAGTAGTCGTGGCAGCATGGAGGACATGGACCATAGTGAGGCGGTGAATCACGACAAAAAAGAAGATAAAGAAGATCACTCAGACATGTCAGAAGGTGAGGGAATGGATATGGGTCATAGCATGAGTATGTATGACCTTTATACGATCAATGGTAAGAGTGGTTATTTAATAGAACCCCTTAAAGTTAAAAAGGGTGAAAAGGTACGACTTCGATTGATCAATGCCGGGTTCATGTCTCATAAAATTCATTTACACGGCCATGAATTCAAGGTCGTTTCCACTGATGGTCAACCCATCAATAATCCAGCTTCAATTCATGGTCAAATGATTTCAATCGCACCGGGGGAACGCTATGATATTGAGTTTATAGCTGATAATCCAGGTAAATGGTTGTTGGAATCACATGGGGATAATAACGCTCTCACCGGTATGAAAACATATATACAGTATGAAGCGGCTGAAGAGGATAGCGACAAATCCAATAATACTGAAGACCTGCCAGTATTGAACATCACTAAATATGGTGAGCAAAATAATAGTCAATTTTCACTTCGTCAAAACTATGATTCAGAATATATAATGGACCTTAATTCGGATATGAGAGATACAGGAATAGTCTATACAATCAATGGTAATGTATGGCCAAAAACTGATAAAATCAAGGTGGAAAAAGGCGATCTTGTCAAAGTGAAACTTGTCAATAAATCAAAGGAAGATGATCATCCGATGCACTTACATGGCCATTTCTTTCAAATCCTGAGTAAAAACGATAAACCGGTATCGGGTTCACCGATAATGAAGGATACACTCAGTCTAAAGCCTGGAGACGAATATATCGTAGCTTTTGAAGCAGACAATCCAGGGAATTGGATGTTCCATTGCCATGATTTACATCATGCATCTGCAGGCATGGTAACACAAGTCAACTACAAGAACTATGAAACTGAATTCGTTGCTGACCGTGACGCAGGTAATAAACCGGAATAA
- a CDS encoding patatin-like phospholipase family protein: MDVDGVFSGGGVKAIAFIGALQVAETQGITFKRSAGTSAGAIIASLVSAGYHSEDIKRLIHQVDLKEFLDPRRLSIPFPFMKWLTLYWKLGLYKGKKLENWIEEVLAEKGVKTFADVPEGSLKIIASDITNGRMIVLPDDLERYGLLPERFKISKAVRMSASIPYFFDPIKIYDHMGKKNYIVDGGVLSNFPIWLFQDEKNNSKRPILGFQLRPSQFNQEPNRISNAISLFHGLFDTMMDAHDNHHISEAHSTDIVFIPVKQISMINFDLSEKLIDELTEVGKENTEKFLRNWRYRPHGIYTTFKPKKSSTL, from the coding sequence ATGGATGTAGATGGTGTGTTTTCGGGTGGTGGTGTAAAAGCCATTGCCTTTATTGGTGCACTACAGGTGGCTGAAACACAAGGCATCACTTTTAAACGGTCGGCAGGAACGAGTGCAGGTGCGATCATCGCATCGCTTGTTTCAGCAGGCTATCATTCAGAGGATATTAAACGTTTAATTCACCAGGTTGATTTAAAGGAGTTTTTGGATCCGAGACGTCTTTCAATACCATTCCCGTTCATGAAATGGCTGACACTTTACTGGAAATTAGGGTTGTATAAAGGTAAAAAACTGGAGAATTGGATTGAGGAGGTGCTTGCTGAAAAAGGCGTCAAAACCTTCGCAGATGTTCCGGAAGGATCATTAAAAATCATTGCATCTGACATTACAAATGGAAGAATGATCGTCCTCCCAGATGATCTTGAGCGTTATGGTTTATTACCTGAACGGTTTAAGATATCAAAAGCAGTCCGGATGAGTGCGAGCATCCCATACTTTTTTGATCCGATTAAGATTTACGATCATATGGGTAAGAAAAATTACATTGTTGATGGCGGTGTCCTTAGTAATTTCCCGATCTGGCTCTTTCAGGATGAAAAGAATAATTCTAAACGTCCTATTTTAGGATTTCAACTTAGACCATCTCAGTTTAATCAGGAGCCAAACCGAATTTCGAATGCAATTTCTTTGTTCCATGGTTTATTCGATACGATGATGGATGCACATGATAATCACCACATCTCTGAGGCGCACAGTACAGATATTGTCTTTATACCTGTAAAGCAAATTTCAATGATTAATTTTGATCTCTCAGAAAAGCTAATTGATGAATTAACGGAGGTGGGTAAGGAGAATACCGAGAAGTTTTTGAGAAATTGGCGCTACCGTCCTCATGGAATATATACGACTTTCAAACCAAAAAAATCGAGCACATTATAG
- the mntR gene encoding transcriptional regulator MntR has product MPTPSMEDYIERIYQLIEEKGYARVSDIAEALDVHPSSVTKMVQKLDKGKYVVYEKYRGFVLTPNGKKLGKRLVFRHELLEEFLQVIGVDDENIYEDVEGIEHHLSWNAIDRIGDLVQYFDENKTRVNELREVQRKNEEEQEQS; this is encoded by the coding sequence ATGCCAACTCCAAGTATGGAGGACTACATTGAACGTATTTACCAATTAATCGAAGAAAAAGGATATGCAAGGGTATCTGATATTGCAGAAGCTTTAGATGTTCATCCATCTTCGGTGACGAAAATGGTTCAAAAGCTAGACAAAGGAAAGTATGTAGTTTATGAAAAATATCGAGGATTTGTCCTAACTCCAAACGGGAAAAAGCTCGGGAAACGACTCGTTTTCCGTCATGAACTGCTTGAGGAGTTTTTACAAGTGATAGGTGTGGATGATGAAAACATCTATGAGGATGTCGAGGGCATCGAGCATCACCTAAGCTGGAATGCGATCGACCGCATCGGTGATCTAGTACAGTATTTTGATGAAAATAAAACGAGAGTCAACGAATTGCGCGAAGTACAAAGAAAAAATGAAGAAGAACAGGAACAATCATAA
- the aroQ gene encoding type II 3-dehydroquinate dehydratase has product MKIMLINGPNLNRLGSREPSIYGKKTLDDMITSLKDKATELQCEVVARQSNHEGEIIDWIHDAGDCSEGLLLNAGAYTHYSYAIRDAVSSIQIPTIEVHLSNIYARESFRHTSVLAGVVVGQVAGLGSIGYELGLQGLIHYLKGEG; this is encoded by the coding sequence ATGAAAATCATGCTGATTAATGGTCCTAATTTAAATCGTCTAGGAAGTCGTGAGCCATCTATATATGGTAAAAAAACATTGGATGACATGATCACCTCCCTAAAAGATAAGGCGACTGAGCTGCAGTGTGAAGTCGTTGCTAGGCAGTCGAATCATGAAGGAGAGATCATAGACTGGATTCATGATGCGGGGGATTGTAGTGAAGGGTTGTTGCTGAATGCAGGTGCCTATACACATTACAGTTATGCGATCCGTGACGCTGTTTCAAGCATCCAGATCCCGACGATTGAGGTTCACCTATCTAACATTTATGCACGAGAATCATTTCGCCATACATCTGTACTGGCAGGGGTGGTTGTTGGACAGGTCGCCGGATTGGGGAGTATAGGTTATGAGCTTGGCCTTCAAGGGCTAATCCATTATTTGAAAGGGGAAGGATAA
- a CDS encoding YqhR family membrane protein yields the protein METEKQPEELEQNKREEKVSFTGRVLTIGFVGGVFWSLIGYLAYLFNFSIIRPSFVLAPLVIGDWKEDMLGDWVGIFVIGLLSMLVAFAYKILFAKFKHMAAGVIFGLILWGIVFYLLRPMFPDLKPIHELGMNTLTTTICLYVLYGLFVGFSISFEYDENNKAHHHESQ from the coding sequence ATGGAAACGGAAAAACAGCCTGAAGAGTTAGAGCAGAATAAACGAGAAGAAAAAGTGAGTTTTACAGGAAGGGTGTTAACAATCGGCTTCGTCGGCGGTGTTTTTTGGAGCTTGATCGGGTACTTGGCTTATTTATTCAATTTTTCAATAATCCGACCTTCCTTCGTATTAGCACCCTTGGTAATTGGAGATTGGAAGGAAGACATGTTAGGTGATTGGGTTGGTATCTTTGTGATTGGTTTGTTGTCGATGTTAGTCGCTTTTGCGTATAAAATTTTATTCGCAAAGTTTAAACATATGGCTGCAGGTGTCATTTTTGGTCTTATTTTATGGGGGATCGTATTCTATCTATTAAGACCGATGTTTCCGGATTTAAAACCGATTCATGAACTTGGAATGAATACGTTGACAACGACGATATGCTTGTATGTTCTTTATGGATTGTTCGTCGGATTTTCGATTTCATTTGAATACGATGAGAATAATAAAGCCCACCACCATGAGAGCCAATAA
- a CDS encoding translocation protein TolB, whose protein sequence is MRKLSIIIVIIISFAIPQTASAQTDPAVIAAFIRDGDLWVMEGDTERQITKGKKIASPRWSFDGNWLAYLEGNQDKQNVWLYNIDSGKKKLIFKSDTSNLQWASNKDVLAFQAGEILYVKDARKSKKAAKRIATEVGNYSWLPNGNGFLTSTISDLTPDGWTDIEFHKILLKNNKVKKSTFFELPALTIGNEDFGIGTSMFKWSPDNKWISFIKYPTASLSADANLLYVLSSDAKQLIKLDEMLNEPSWFKWAPNRNSLAYIGGINRMSIMNKFLTVKELPALSPGTLTPEGYVDRDFTWHNNHLITVARSKESEWSNDPAERPLPALYQIDLEGKKQKRITNPKKGFGDFNPNYLSESDRLVWVRTDREKSDVWIAARNGKNAKVWIKNIDLGDNYYEKWNWSNVLSVYDPEK, encoded by the coding sequence TTGAGAAAGTTATCGATCATCATCGTTATCATAATAAGTTTTGCAATACCTCAGACGGCAAGTGCTCAAACGGATCCGGCAGTAATAGCTGCATTCATACGAGATGGTGACCTTTGGGTAATGGAGGGCGATACAGAACGGCAAATAACAAAAGGAAAAAAAATAGCCAGCCCGCGCTGGTCGTTTGACGGTAACTGGCTCGCTTACTTGGAAGGGAATCAGGATAAGCAAAATGTTTGGCTTTACAATATTGATTCCGGAAAAAAGAAATTAATATTTAAAAGCGATACTTCTAATTTACAATGGGCGTCAAATAAGGATGTACTCGCTTTTCAGGCAGGTGAAATTTTGTATGTGAAAGATGCCCGGAAGAGCAAGAAAGCTGCCAAACGTATAGCAACTGAAGTCGGAAATTACTCATGGCTGCCAAATGGGAATGGTTTTTTAACATCCACTATTTCCGATTTAACACCTGACGGCTGGACAGATATAGAATTTCACAAAATATTACTGAAGAACAATAAGGTGAAAAAGTCAACTTTCTTTGAGTTGCCAGCTCTGACAATCGGAAATGAAGATTTCGGCATCGGTACAAGTATGTTCAAATGGTCACCTGATAATAAATGGATCTCTTTCATCAAGTATCCAACAGCCTCATTATCAGCAGATGCGAACCTTTTGTATGTACTCTCTTCGGATGCAAAACAATTGATCAAACTTGACGAAATGCTGAATGAGCCAAGTTGGTTCAAATGGGCTCCAAATCGGAATTCACTTGCATATATCGGGGGAATCAATCGAATGTCGATTATGAATAAGTTTTTAACAGTGAAGGAGCTGCCAGCCTTGTCGCCAGGAACACTGACACCAGAGGGATATGTGGACAGGGATTTTACTTGGCATAACAACCACCTGATTACAGTTGCCCGCTCAAAGGAAAGTGAATGGTCGAATGATCCAGCAGAGCGCCCATTACCCGCTTTGTATCAGATTGATCTCGAGGGGAAAAAGCAAAAAAGGATAACAAACCCTAAAAAGGGTTTTGGTGATTTCAATCCAAATTACTTAAGCGAATCTGACCGACTCGTCTGGGTACGTACCGACCGAGAAAAAAGTGATGTGTGGATTGCTGCTCGGAATGGAAAAAATGCAAAGGTGTGGATCAAAAACATCGACCTCGGTGATAACTACTACGAAAAATGGAACTGGAGCAATGTTTTAAGTGTATATGACCCTGAAAAGTGA
- the copZ gene encoding copper chaperone CopZ produces the protein MTDKTLNVQGMSCGHCVSSIEGSVSRLKGIETVKVHLEDGKVNVRFDSDKVSIKEITETIEDQGYDIA, from the coding sequence ATGACGGATAAAACATTAAATGTTCAAGGTATGTCTTGTGGACATTGCGTTAGTTCAATTGAAGGAAGTGTAAGTAGACTGAAAGGTATCGAAACAGTGAAAGTTCATTTGGAAGATGGAAAAGTGAATGTGAGATTCGATTCAGATAAGGTAAGCATAAAGGAAATTACAGAAACCATTGAAGATCAAGGTTACGATATAGCTTAA
- a CDS encoding metal-sensing transcriptional repressor yields the protein MIKKQEQINDLLNDWKKGMERLVKKEIELTQQGDTYVDDDKQGIVNRLKRIEGQVRGVQKMVEDDRYCVDVIVQISAIDAALRKVGLTLLERHTKSCVASAIKSGRGNESIEELMKVINQFSK from the coding sequence ATGATAAAGAAACAAGAGCAAATTAATGATTTACTAAACGATTGGAAGAAAGGAATGGAGAGGTTGGTTAAAAAGGAAATCGAACTTACACAACAAGGTGACACATATGTTGATGACGATAAACAAGGGATCGTTAATCGTCTAAAGCGGATAGAAGGTCAGGTACGCGGGGTGCAAAAAATGGTTGAGGATGATCGCTATTGTGTAGATGTAATCGTCCAAATTTCTGCGATCGATGCAGCACTTCGGAAGGTTGGCTTAACGTTGTTGGAACGTCATACAAAGTCGTGTGTCGCTAGTGCAATTAAATCCGGTCGAGGAAATGAATCAATTGAAGAATTAATGAAGGTAATCAACCAATTCTCTAAATAA
- a CDS encoding HAMP domain-containing sensor histidine kinase has product MKGWVIIDKISIKLGTLFLITILLIESILFIFLYYGLLGNRIDDEKASLVARGSSHRDVLVNHFDDETLEHVALMESEAETIVAITDENNNILVHSDSINNVMLKIMNSDRNPTRQGQIIEDRWRDEPYIASVSSIYIDNDLKGHVYMFLDTKSIRNVSERLTLQFFIIGGISIILTAITVFFLSRFITNPLIRMKKATEQINDKGQGTDLLDIQRKDELGDLARSIAALSHDLQLLKKERTEFLASIAHELRTPLTYLKGYADFANRSATDKRKREQYLKIIKEEADRLSKLVTGLFDLAKIDQHTFTIQKQSVNIVSLIRGIIGKIKPTFDEKGVLLDFKWGNDCYISIDEDRIKQVLINLLDNSLQYTRPGKLVQVKVEDSTTELLISVADEGEGIPEEQLRYIWDRLFRVDKSRSRKHGGTGIGLSIAKEIIEKHGGTIEAESTLGEGTVMKIRIKKGDG; this is encoded by the coding sequence GTGAAGGGATGGGTTATTATAGATAAAATATCGATAAAACTAGGGACCTTATTTCTTATTACTATTTTATTAATAGAATCAATCTTATTTATATTCCTTTATTACGGACTGCTTGGAAATCGAATCGATGACGAAAAAGCTTCATTGGTGGCAAGAGGGAGTAGTCACAGGGATGTACTTGTAAACCACTTTGACGATGAAACTTTGGAACATGTTGCATTGATGGAGTCAGAAGCAGAGACAATCGTAGCCATTACAGATGAAAATAACAACATTCTTGTACATTCTGATTCAATCAATAATGTTATGTTAAAAATCATGAATTCAGATCGAAATCCTACAAGGCAAGGTCAAATAATTGAGGACAGGTGGAGGGATGAGCCCTATATTGCATCGGTTTCATCAATATATATCGACAACGATTTAAAAGGACATGTCTACATGTTTTTGGATACAAAGTCGATTAGAAATGTCAGTGAACGTTTGACCTTACAGTTTTTCATTATAGGGGGAATTTCTATAATACTGACAGCGATCACTGTTTTCTTCTTATCAAGATTCATTACAAATCCGTTGATACGTATGAAAAAAGCAACAGAACAAATTAATGATAAAGGACAGGGAACCGATTTATTGGATATTCAACGAAAGGATGAACTAGGAGACCTTGCTAGATCGATTGCAGCCCTTTCGCATGATTTACAGCTTCTGAAAAAAGAAAGAACTGAGTTTCTTGCGAGTATTGCACATGAATTAAGAACACCTCTAACGTACTTGAAAGGCTACGCGGACTTCGCAAATCGATCAGCTACAGATAAGCGCAAACGTGAACAATATTTAAAAATCATTAAAGAGGAAGCAGATCGTTTGTCTAAATTAGTGACAGGTTTGTTCGACCTAGCGAAAATCGATCAACATACATTTACTATTCAAAAGCAATCGGTCAATATTGTGAGTCTTATAAGGGGAATCATCGGAAAGATTAAACCGACCTTTGATGAAAAAGGAGTTCTGTTGGATTTCAAATGGGGCAATGATTGCTATATAAGTATCGACGAAGACAGGATTAAACAAGTTCTAATCAACTTGTTAGATAATTCATTACAGTATACAAGACCTGGTAAACTTGTACAGGTGAAGGTCGAGGACAGTACGACTGAGTTACTTATTTCCGTGGCAGATGAAGGAGAAGGAATACCTGAAGAGCAATTGCGATACATATGGGATCGACTTTTTCGAGTAGACAAGTCCCGTTCCAGAAAACATGGAGGCACTGGAATCGGGTTATCAATAGCAAAAGAAATCATTGAAAAGCATGGTGGAACTATTGAAGCTGAGAGTACTCTTGGAGAGGGTACCGTAATGAAAATACGTATAAAAAAAGGGGATGGGTAA